The nucleotide sequence TGTCTATTTGTTTGGGTCAGTTTTTTCAGGTGTTCCAAAATTATATCTTCGTTGGGAGCTTTGGTAATGGCTTTTTCAAAGGCCTTTCTGGCTTCTTCCATTTTTCCCAATTTGCTCAAAAGTACTCCGAAAGAATCCAAATAAGCAGGATTTTCCGGATCCAATTGTAGAGCCCGCTTGATATTTTCCATTGCCAGTTTTAGCTCTTCCGGTTTCGGTTCCTTTCCCTCTAAAAGAAGATATGCCACCGAATTTAGGCTGTTTTTCTGTTCCGGTCTCAGTCGTAAAATTCTTAAATGAGTTTCGATTGCGGCTTTCGTGTCGCCGGACTTTTCCAATGCGGATGCTTTTAGGGAAAGAAGAATGATATCATCCAGAGAAAGTTTGAGACGTTCATCCGTTTTTGCAAGAGCGGTTTTGTAATCTCCAGTCCTGATAAGAGAATAGATCATCATTCTGAATGCGTTGTCTCTTTCCGAGAATTTAGGGAATTCTTCCAGCAATTCTTCGATAATGGAGACACATTTTTTATGGTTTCCGGTCCTGGAACAGCATATTGCAAAATTATAAAGTAGTTCCGGATCTTTTCCGGTTTCGGACATTTCCCGATCGATCAATGTGAGTGCGATCGTATAATTCTCTTTTAGGATTTCCGTAAAAATCCTTCTTTTGGCTGGGATCTTTCTGGAAGTTTTCTTTTCCATTTACTTCGATTTTACCCGGATCCTTTTTTTGAATTCTTCCAATTCAAGTGGAGAAGTTTGATCCAAACTTAAAGGTGTGATCGGTATTTTTCCACGGAAGAATGTATCGAAGTCGGTACCTTCTTCAGGAACATATCCCAAGTGGGATCCTCCTAAGAAAAAGTCCGAAATACCTCCTATGATAGGTTTAGATTCGTAGGTGTCTATATAGGTTCTTCTGCCTAACTTAGCAATTTCAATAGCAGATAACGAATCCTCAAATTTTTCGGGAATATTTATATTATAAACTATTCCCGGGATAAACTCCTCAACCCATGAGCCGAGGATTTCGTGGACCAGTTCCGCTTCCTTGATATAATCGTAGTTTTTGTCCAAGTTTCCGGAACTGACTGCCAAACTTTTTCTATTATGAATAGCGCCGTGCCTTGCCGCACCAACCGTTCCAGAATAATGTACGTCATGTCCCATATTCACTCCGCGATTAATCCCAGAAAGAACCAAATCAATGTTAGGAAAAATCTTCCCATGAAGTCCGATGTTCACACAGTCTACAGGGTATCCGTCTACGATATAATGATTCTCGTTCACTCTCTCTACTCTCAAAGAATCGTAGATACTCAATGCCATAGAAGTTGCAGAGCGTTCTTTAAGAGGAGCAATTAAATAGGTATTATGTTCTTTGCCTAAAACTTTTTCCAAAGCAAGGATCCCGTTGGAAGAGATCCCGTCGTCGTTAGTGATTAGAATATTCATATACTATGTTACGGAAGAGAAGGATTAAACGATGTGATCACGGCCGAATACATCGCCAAAGGCAGGAAGAATGTTACGATAAATGTGAAAATATTGATGAATAAGGAATCCTTAAACTTTAGATCGTAAATATAAGAAGTCCCTCGAACCAATACTACCATGAACAATCCGTAATGGATCGAGTATAAAGTAAAAACTCCAAATCCTCCTTTTAATCCCAGCTGAGCAAGTAGAATGGCCCAAGCAGCATTGGAAATAAATATAGAAAGAGAAAGGTTCACAAATCTGAGAGTGGTATTTGCGTTTCCCTTCTTCCCTTTGGATTGGGCTAATCCAT is from Leptospira sp. WS58.C1 and encodes:
- a CDS encoding tetratricopeptide repeat protein translates to MEKKTSRKIPAKRRIFTEILKENYTIALTLIDREMSETGKDPELLYNFAICCSRTGNHKKCVSIIEELLEEFPKFSERDNAFRMMIYSLIRTGDYKTALAKTDERLKLSLDDIILLSLKASALEKSGDTKAAIETHLRILRLRPEQKNSLNSVAYLLLEGKEPKPEELKLAMENIKRALQLDPENPAYLDSFGVLLSKLGKMEEARKAFEKAITKAPNEDIILEHLKKLTQTNRQAT
- the surE gene encoding 5'/3'-nucleotidase SurE; amino-acid sequence: MNILITNDDGISSNGILALEKVLGKEHNTYLIAPLKERSATSMALSIYDSLRVERVNENHYIVDGYPVDCVNIGLHGKIFPNIDLVLSGINRGVNMGHDVHYSGTVGAARHGAIHNRKSLAVSSGNLDKNYDYIKEAELVHEILGSWVEEFIPGIVYNINIPEKFEDSLSAIEIAKLGRRTYIDTYESKPIIGGISDFFLGGSHLGYVPEEGTDFDTFFRGKIPITPLSLDQTSPLELEEFKKRIRVKSK